A part of Salvelinus alpinus chromosome 5, SLU_Salpinus.1, whole genome shotgun sequence genomic DNA contains:
- the LOC139576978 gene encoding 2-oxoglutarate receptor 1-like: MTSTESPSMSLQSLTTIPANINADITTIPANSSNTELCTVESQHVSIPVILILVFVVGFLINSFSLWVFCFRIPHWSSGTTLQFNLALSDALGTPATPLMAVYLTNGSNWTFGPLLCVFKIYLLSAHFLGSILFLMLISIHCYVVVVQFNKSSHMKQNEFVRKLCGGVWLLLLVEALVLTFLLPPSKEGDKTQCLTIHKHDLTDVYFVINFFLFILGFLLPFSVAAESYRCLANSVSQLNINSARGLAVKIKSQRMIGICLVIFGLCFLPLNLVRTIGVVVNKYSEACTMLQHLDTAYYVSLLSYFVM; encoded by the coding sequence ATGACCAGCACAGAGTCACCCTCCATGTCCCTCCAGTCCCTGACCACTATCCCAGCAAACATAAATGCTGACATAACCACCATCCCAGCCAACAGTAGTAACACTGAGCTCTGTACAGTGGAATCCCAACATGTTTCCATCCCTGTGATCCTaatcctggtctttgtggttggcTTCCTGATCAACAGCTTCAGTCTGTGGGTCTTCTGTTTCCGTATACCACATTGGAGCTCTGGTACCACCCTGCAGTTCAACTTGGCCCTGAGTGACGCCCTTGGCACCCCTGCAACTCCCCTGATGGCTGTATACTTAACCAACGGCAGCAACTGGACATTTGGACCGTTACTGTGTGTATTCAAGATTTACCTTCTAAGTGCACACTTCTTAGGCAGCATCCTGTTCCTCATGCTTATCAGCATTCATTGTTATGTGGTGGTTGTCCAATTCAACAAAAGCTCCCATATGAAACAAAATGAGTTTGTAAGGAAGTTATGTGGTGGAGTTTGGTTGCTGCTTCTAGTAGAAGCTCTTGTCCTAACTTTCCTTCTTCCACCCAGTAAGGAGGGAGATAAAACCCAATGTCTGACCATCCATAAGCATGATCTGACAGATGTCTACTTTGTCATTAACTTCTTCTTATTCATCTTAGGATTCCTTCTGCCTTTCTCAGTGGCGGCAGAAAGCTATCGTTGCCTGGCAAACTCAGTGTCTCAACTCAATATCAACTCAGCCAGGGGCCTTGCCGTTAAGATCAAATCACAGAGGATGATAGGTATCTGCTTAGTGATATTTGGGCTCTGCTTTCTACCACTCAATTTAGTGCGGACAATAGGGGTAGTGGTAAACAAATACAGTGAAGCTTGTACGATGCTTCAACATTTAGATACGGCATATTATGTGTCATTGTTATCATATTTTGTAATGTAA